A genome region from Manihot esculenta cultivar AM560-2 chromosome 5, M.esculenta_v8, whole genome shotgun sequence includes the following:
- the LOC110615976 gene encoding putative DNA-3-methyladenine glycosylase YfjP: MGEQTQHQHQHQHQPAQPQPQPQFQVQAQRQPQPQPQPQPQPYHDPIPSSTPTSELISIPHQTVSPAKIPPSRPRKVRKLSPEDAATTSNDPNSSHITNTAADPPQTTAKSAKIKNTQQRALVVVPQRIIARSLSCEGEVENAIRHLRDSDPLLASLIDLHPPPTFDTFHTPFLALTRSIIYQQLAFKAGTSIYTRFIALCGGEAGVLPDTVLALTQQQLRQIGVSGRKASYLHDLARKYHNGILSDSAIVNMDDKSLFTMLTMVNGIGSWSVHMFMIFSLHRPDVLPINDLGVRKGVQLLYNLEELPRPSQMDHLCEKWRPYRSVASWYLWRFVEAKGSPSSAVAVATGASMAQQQQEEEQHQQQPQLLDPINSILNLGACAWGQ, encoded by the exons ATGGGCGAGCAAACCCAACACCAACACCAACACCAACACCAACCAGCCCAGCCTCAACCCCAACCCCAATTCCAGGTCCAAGCACAGCGGCAGCCACAGCCACAGCCACAGCCACAGCCGCAGCCTTACCATGACCCTATTCCTTCCTCAACCCCGACCTCTGAATTAATCAGTATTCCTCATCAGACCGTCTCTCCAGCCAAAATTCCCCCTTCCCGGCCTCGCAAAGTCCGTAAACTCTCCCCCGAAGATGCCGCAACCACCTCTAACGACCCCAATTCCTCGCACATAACAAATACCGCCGCCGACCCCCCTCAAACGACAGCGAAATCtgccaaaataaaaaatacccaACAGCGAGCACTTGTTGTTGTACCGCAGCGCATCATTGCGAGATCGTTGTCCTGTGAAGGCGAGGTAGAGAACGCGATTCGCCATCTGCGCGACTCCGATCCACTTCTCGCCTCTTTAATCGACCTCCACCCTCCCCCTACCTTTGATACTTTCCACACTCCATTTCTTGCCTTGACTCGAAGCATTATCTACCAGCAGCTCGCATTTAAAGCTGGTACTTCAATCTACACTCGCTTTATTGCTCTGTGCGGGGGAGAGGCCGGTGTCCTTCCGGACACAGTTCTTGCTTTGACACAACAGCAGCTGCGCCAAATTGGGGTTTCGGGGCGTAAAGCTAGTTATCTTCATGATCTTGCCAGAAAGTATCACAATGGGATATTGTCAGATTCAGCAATTGTAAATATGGATGATAAGTCCCTTTTCACAATGCTTACTATGGTTAATGGGATTGGTTCTTGGTCAGTGCACATGTTTATGATTTTTTCGCTGCATAGACCGGATGTGTTGCCCATTAACGATCTTGGGGTTCGCAAAGGAGTGCAGCTGCTGTACAATTTGGAAGAGTTGCCCCGTCCGTCGCAAATGGATCATTTGTGCGAGAAATGGAGGCCATACAGATCAGTGGCGTCTTGGTATCTTTGGAGATTTGTGGAGGCGAAAGGATCACCTTCAAGTGCTGTGGCAGTGGCAACTGGTGCTAGTATGGCACAGCAACAACAGGAGGAGGAGCAGCACCAGCAACAACCACAACTTCTCGACCCAATCAATAGCATTCTCAACCTCGG AGCCTGTGCTTGGGGACAGTGA
- the LOC122723709 gene encoding uncharacterized protein LOC122723709: MQGFRQALEDNNLVQIPTVGSFFTWEKGRESNNMVREKLDRALATEDWAHKFTNIVCSVVHFPRSDHKPLVINTAPKDNRDDRRRIQFDNTWLCDEGLAEVVKGVWVNSIPYNLVMKRDDLVSALSL, encoded by the coding sequence atgcaggggtttagaCAGGCACTTGAGGACAATAATCTTGTTCAAATACCCACTGTTGGCTCTTTCTTCACATGGGAGAAGGGTAGGGAGTCGAATAATATGGTTAGAGAGAAGCTTGATAGAGCCCTTGCTACTGAGGACTGGGCTCATAAATTCACTAATATTGTCTGCTCGGTTGTTCATTTTCCTAGATCGGATCACAAACCGTTGGTGATTAATACAGCTCCTAAGGATAATAGGGACGATAGAAGAAGAATTCAATTTGATAATACATGGTTATGTGATGAGGGTCTGGCCGAGGTCGTTAAAGGAGTTTGGGTTAATTCTATACCATACAACCTTGTGATGAAACGTGATGATTTAGTTTCTGCTCTTTCGTTGTGA